A window of Candidatus Nitrospira allomarina genomic DNA:
GGCGCACGATTCAAGAAACCAGGGTTCCCGGCCTAACCTTAATGGAGCGGGCGGGAACCGGTGCGATGAGCCACCTTATCGAAGCCTATGGTTCCCCTAAAGGCAAAAAGGTCGTCATTCTCTGTGGCAAGGGCAATAATGGTGGGGATGGTTTGGTTGTTGCCAGACTCATGGCAAAAAAGGGGGCAAAGCTGAAGGTAGTCTTGATGGCTCCACTCAAGGCACTCAGTCCCGATGCAAAGATTATGTATCGACGACTTAGCAAAATCATCAGACCATCTCTGTTAACCGTCAATCCCTCGGAGGAATCCCTGCATTCCCTCACCCAGGACGCGGATATTCTGGTCGATGCGCTCCTTGGTACGGGCCTTTCTTCTGCAGTTCGCCCACCTTACTCCTCCGCCATCGGAGCCATGAATGCCTCGCAGGCCTTTACCCTGGCCATAGATATTCCGTCCGGCTTGGATAGCAACACCGGAGCCATCCTGGGAGCCGCTGTTCAGGCCGATCTCACCGTGACGTTCGGATGCCCGAAACTCGGCCTGTATCTTGGTTCGGCCATCGACAAAGTTGGTAGCATCCAAATCGTCGATATTGGGATTCCCCAGGAATTTGTGGTAGATCTGGACCCCCAGGTTCATCTTCTGTCACAAAAGATGATTCGCCCCCTTATTCCTCTTCGCCTCCTGTCCTCACACAAGGGGACCTTTGGACATGCAGGAATTGTTGGTGGTTCACAGGGGAAAACAGGGGCTCCGGCTATGGCTGGACTAGGGGCACTTCGTGTTGGAGCCGGCCTGGCAACCGTGGCTACTCCTCAAAGCATTTCCCCCATTTTGGAGTCAAAACTCCTGGAGGTGATGACTGAGCCCATGCCGGAATCGTCCCAACACCTCCTGGGAATGGAAGCCTATCCAGGCCTGCTTGATTTCGCCGCTACAAAATCGGCTCTGGCTTTCGGACCAGGTCTGGGGACCTCCCCTGAAACAACAGAGGTCTTGCGCCATCTCCTCCCTCAACTGGAGGCCCCCTGCGTTCTCGATGCCGATGCCCTCAACGGCTTAGCCCAACATTCCCAAATATTTTCAGCCTTGAAACGACCCCCAATTCTGACCCCACATCCTGGAGAGATGGCCAGGCTTCTTGGATCCTCCTCCAAAAGGGTCAATGAGGATCGCATCGGCATAAGCAGACGGTTTGCCATGAAACATCAGGTGATCTTGGTACTAAAAGGCGCTCGAACGGTCATCGCCGAACCCCAGGGACAGGTGGCTATTTGTCCGACAGGAAATCCCGGAATGGCTTCAGCCGGAATGGGAGATGTTCTAACCGGAATCATTACCGGTTTATTAGCTCAGGGATTGAGCGGTTGGGATGCGGCCCGGGCCGGCGTCTATCTGCATGGATTGGCAGGCGATCTGGCTGCCGCCACCATCGGTGAAGCAGGAATGATCGCGGGGGATGTGTTGACCACTATTCCTCATGCATTGACCCATACCCGATCTCATTCGTAGGCTCATGAATCTGAATCCCTCTCACCCCACACCTGATCAGACCCCAGATGGGAACGCACTTCAACTACGGATGGCATCTGCCCAGGAAACCATCCGATTCGGTGAACGGTTAGGGCAACAGTTAACAGGAGGAGACGTGCTGGCTCTTACGGGTGACTTAGGAGCAGGAAAAACCGTTCTTACCTGTGGTATCGCCTGTGGGCTAGGAATTCCCATGGATCAAGTCAGCAGTCCCACGTTTACCCTTATTCAAGAATATCAAGGGCCTATTCCGCTTATTCATGTGGATTTATATCGTCTTGAGGGGCCATCCGATATATCCACATTAGGTTTAGAGGAATATTTTACTCCAAACACCATTGTCCTGATTGAATGGGCGGAACGGTTCCCTCAGATATTACCTTCCGACCATATGGCCATTTGCTTGGAATACGGAGAGGAAGAAAACATCCGCCTCGTAACCCTGTCTGGAACCGGACCCAAAACTATCCGCAAAGTAGCCAACATACACGGAAATTTGTCAAACCCACATTGACTCAACTTATCGGTACCGCATACAACTGAAGCGACATATTCGTCGGCCATCCCATCCGAATTCAAGAAAGAAGGCGCGGCATGGATCCACACAGGACATAATCTGCACATTCATTTCAGACGACTCTTACCACATCCAACAATTATAAAAATGAAACAGCTCGCCTGATGAAAGACCAAGAACTCTCCCCGCTCATGCGCCAATTTCAGGATGTAAAGGCTCAACATCCTGATGCCATTGTATTTTTTCGTGTCGGGGATTTTTATGAAATGTTTTTTGAGGACGCCGAAGAAGCCTCGAAGCTCCTTGGCATCGTATTAACAGCACGAGGCAAGGCCAAAGGGGAAGCCATCCCTCTTTGCGGAGTCCCCTATCACACCTCAACCGGCTATATCGCAAAGCTCTTAAAGGCTGGAAAAATAGTGGCCTTATGCGAACAAGTCGAGGACCCCAAGCTTGCCAAAGGTCTCGTCCGTCGTGAAGTCGTACGGGTCTATACCCCTGGAACCTTATACGATCATGAGTTGCTTCCGGCAGGAGAGGCAAATTTTCTGTCAGCGCTGTGTTATACCCCGTTATCCATATCGGGGAATACCACTTTAGCCAATCGCTTCGGACTGGCCTCCCTAGACCTCTCAACCGGGGAATTTTGGATCTCGGAGTCCTGGATGAAGCATTCGCTACAAAGTGTCGTCGATGAACTGGTCCGCCTTGAGCCCAAAGAAGTCATCTTTCCCTCTGGAATACAGGAGGCAATGACCTCCGCATTCCAATCTTTGCCTATCGCCCGTATCGTGCCTCGTGATGCCACGACGTTTGGCCTTGAGGAAAGCAAAACCATTCTCACAAGAATTTTCCAAGTCGATCGCATCGAAGACCTCCAGCTACATGGCCTTCATTCCGGACTTCAAGCTGCGGGCGGCCTTTTACACTACCTGGCTGACACTCAGCCCACGCTCGTGCATGCCCATATACGGCGTCCATGGATTCGACTCCTCGAACATGAAATGCAACTGGATCAGACCACCCTACGAAATTTAGAAGTTCTCAAGCCCGTATCCGAACAACGACAAAGCCCTACCTTACTCACGACATTGGACAAAACCAAAACTCCAATGGGCACAAGACTTTTACGGGAGTGGATCGTCCGTCCCCTGACCCAGGTCCCGGCCATACAACTACGCCAGGAAGCCGTGAAGGAATTGGTCCTTCATCTTGGGATTCGCATGACGATTCGTGAGCATCTGAAAACGGTACAAGACCTTGAACGACTGAATAGTCGGATTGTCCTGGAAGTGGCCAACCCTCGCGACCTCTTGAATCTCCATCGCTCCCTTGAAAATTTGCTCGTACTTCAACAACTCTTATCGTCTCTCACGTCTCCCATGCTACAAACCATCCATGAGGCGTGGGATCCCCTCCAGGATGTCTCTTCCTGGATTGGCGACACCATTATTTCCAATCCACCCCTTTCGGCAAAGGAAGGAGGCATTATTCAAGCAGGGGTGAATGCAGAACTCGATGAGTTGCGAGTTCTGGCAAAAGAAGGCACCAGGTTACTGGCCGAAATGGAAACTCGTGAACGTAACCGGACCGGCATCGACTCTCTCAAGGTGAAATTTAATCAGGTCTTTGGCTATTACATTGAAGTAACGAAAGCGAATTTATCGAGAGTCCCTGCCGATTACCACCGGAAACAAACCCTGGTCAATGCCGAACGGTTTACTACGAGTGAACTACAGGACCTCGAAGGTCGGCTCTCGAGCGCAGACCAAAAGATGAAAAATCTGGAAGGGCAGTTATTTGGTGAAATCCGTCGCCGTGTCGCATCTGCCACCATCAGAATCCAGGGAATGGCGCAGCAACTGGCCAGGCTGGATGTCCTGACAGGGTTAGCGGAGGCAGCTGCTGTCAACCGGTATCATCAGCCAACGGTCCATGAAGGCGGTACAATTCAGATCACGGATGGTCGACATCCGGTCATTGAGCATCTCCAACAGACTGAAGGATTTATCCCAAACGATACAATACTAGACCTGGACACAAACAGACTTCTATTAATAACCGGTCCAAATATGGCAGGGAAAAGCACTTACCTGCGGCAGGTTGCCCTTATTGTGCTGATGGCTCAAATGGGAAGCTTTGTGCCGGCTGAATCCGCCAGAATAGGAATCGTAGACCGGATTTTTACCAGAGTGGGTGCAGCAGACGACCTCAGCGCCGGCCAAAGTACATTCATGGTGGAAATGAGTGAAACAGCAAGAATTCTGGACACCGCGACTTCGCGAAGCTTATTGTTGCTGGATGAAGTTGGCAGAGGAACCAGCACCTATGACGGACTGAGTATCGCATGGGCATTGGCCGAATACATCTTAGACCGTGGACAACTCGGGGCACGAACCCTGTTTGCCACCCATTACCATGAAATGACTCAATTAGAGGCACTCCGGGAAGGAATCAGGAACTATACAGTCCTCGTCCAGGAGAAAGGGCAGGATGTGTTGTTCTTGAGAAAGATCGTCCAGGGAAAGGCCGATCGAAGCTACGGGATTCAGGTCGCCAAACTGGCAGGGATACCAAAACCGGTATTGGACCGTGCAAAAAATATTCTTGCTCAGCTTGAACAGGATACCTCGTCTGCAAATGTGTCAATCTGTGAGGAGTCCTTAGATTCCACTCATCTCGAACACCTCTCACCAAAACCACATGTTATACTGGATGAAGTTAAACAAATGGATCTTTTTTCGATGACTCCCCTTGAGGCCCTCAATAGACTCGCTGATTTCAAAGCCAGATTGAATGCGGGCGATATATAAAAAAAGGGCCTGTGGATGTCCCACAGGCCCTTTTAACAAATACCTTTTAAGAAGGTTTATTGCTACTTAATCTTATTCGCCCCCTCCCGACTTAGCCGGCACCTTATATGGTTCTACTTTCTCAAACTTCCCTTGTGCAGGATCGTATATTTGGCCAGTCCCTTGATCAGAGTAGGGAATGACACCAACAATGGCCTGCCCGTCTGGGATTAAAACATCATAAAGCATTTTGCGATTATTGGGCCAACTATCAGCCCTCATAGCTTCCAATATAGGGGTTGACCGGAGACTATGAATATTCCGTGGCTTTTCAGGAGTTCCTGCTACCTCTTGAACTGCCTTGGCTGATGAAACCACCCGATGATTTTGCTCGGTTTCTTGAACAACAATCTCCACCAAGCCATAATTTGATGGTTTCGTGTCGGTCATTACAGCCTGACTAGATGAGTCTTTCCCTGCCTGGACAAGAGTTTTCCAGACTTCTTCGTTGCCTGGATACACCTTGATGTTTTTGCCAGGGTAATACTTTTGCCAATAATACCCACTCTCCGCATTCCCACCAAATACGGCAACATTAACCCAAACGGCCTTATCGTAGGGATCGACCACAGCCACGCGCCCCTGAAGGGTCGTTGGCTTGCTTAAGTCACCCCACTCAAACCGCTCCTGGAAAGCTTCGATTGCCATTGCACTCGAGGCCATAGCCCCAACTAGCGCCACGGCTCCAACAAGGGCCAACCCTTTCTTCTTAGCACTTTTCATAATGGCTTCCCTCCTCGACTAAAATTTTAATTCTAATCATGAATTACAGACAAATGTTTATTCTTCTTGTAACAGTTTAAATCCCGTGACCGTACGACCATCTACTTGCACTTCCATGGCCACGAAATCTTGGGCCGCTTTCGTGATTTGGTCCATTAACGCTTTATCTTTGACTGCTAAACGGACTGTCG
This region includes:
- a CDS encoding NAD(P)H-hydrate dehydratase, with amino-acid sequence MWVVTAEQMQTLDRRTIQETRVPGLTLMERAGTGAMSHLIEAYGSPKGKKVVILCGKGNNGGDGLVVARLMAKKGAKLKVVLMAPLKALSPDAKIMYRRLSKIIRPSLLTVNPSEESLHSLTQDADILVDALLGTGLSSAVRPPYSSAIGAMNASQAFTLAIDIPSGLDSNTGAILGAAVQADLTVTFGCPKLGLYLGSAIDKVGSIQIVDIGIPQEFVVDLDPQVHLLSQKMIRPLIPLRLLSSHKGTFGHAGIVGGSQGKTGAPAMAGLGALRVGAGLATVATPQSISPILESKLLEVMTEPMPESSQHLLGMEAYPGLLDFAATKSALAFGPGLGTSPETTEVLRHLLPQLEAPCVLDADALNGLAQHSQIFSALKRPPILTPHPGEMARLLGSSSKRVNEDRIGISRRFAMKHQVILVLKGARTVIAEPQGQVAICPTGNPGMASAGMGDVLTGIITGLLAQGLSGWDAARAGVYLHGLAGDLAAATIGEAGMIAGDVLTTIPHALTHTRSHS
- the tsaE gene encoding tRNA (adenosine(37)-N6)-threonylcarbamoyltransferase complex ATPase subunit type 1 TsaE, whose translation is MNLNPSHPTPDQTPDGNALQLRMASAQETIRFGERLGQQLTGGDVLALTGDLGAGKTVLTCGIACGLGIPMDQVSSPTFTLIQEYQGPIPLIHVDLYRLEGPSDISTLGLEEYFTPNTIVLIEWAERFPQILPSDHMAICLEYGEEENIRLVTLSGTGPKTIRKVANIHGNLSNPH
- the mutS gene encoding DNA mismatch repair protein MutS → MKDQELSPLMRQFQDVKAQHPDAIVFFRVGDFYEMFFEDAEEASKLLGIVLTARGKAKGEAIPLCGVPYHTSTGYIAKLLKAGKIVALCEQVEDPKLAKGLVRREVVRVYTPGTLYDHELLPAGEANFLSALCYTPLSISGNTTLANRFGLASLDLSTGEFWISESWMKHSLQSVVDELVRLEPKEVIFPSGIQEAMTSAFQSLPIARIVPRDATTFGLEESKTILTRIFQVDRIEDLQLHGLHSGLQAAGGLLHYLADTQPTLVHAHIRRPWIRLLEHEMQLDQTTLRNLEVLKPVSEQRQSPTLLTTLDKTKTPMGTRLLREWIVRPLTQVPAIQLRQEAVKELVLHLGIRMTIREHLKTVQDLERLNSRIVLEVANPRDLLNLHRSLENLLVLQQLLSSLTSPMLQTIHEAWDPLQDVSSWIGDTIISNPPLSAKEGGIIQAGVNAELDELRVLAKEGTRLLAEMETRERNRTGIDSLKVKFNQVFGYYIEVTKANLSRVPADYHRKQTLVNAERFTTSELQDLEGRLSSADQKMKNLEGQLFGEIRRRVASATIRIQGMAQQLARLDVLTGLAEAAAVNRYHQPTVHEGGTIQITDGRHPVIEHLQQTEGFIPNDTILDLDTNRLLLITGPNMAGKSTYLRQVALIVLMAQMGSFVPAESARIGIVDRIFTRVGAADDLSAGQSTFMVEMSETARILDTATSRSLLLLDEVGRGTSTYDGLSIAWALAEYILDRGQLGARTLFATHYHEMTQLEALREGIRNYTVLVQEKGQDVLFLRKIVQGKADRSYGIQVAKLAGIPKPVLDRAKNILAQLEQDTSSANVSICEESLDSTHLEHLSPKPHVILDEVKQMDLFSMTPLEALNRLADFKARLNAGDI